ctgcctttcaaataaatcttaaaaacaaatgattGGACCATGATGGCTCTGCCTTCATTGAAGAATGAAGGCTGTTGCTGTGGGAGTGCATTAGCTACTAAGGCAATAGACTCCTGATTGACAGGATGAGTTCAGCCTGTTTCCAATATGTGCCTGCTTGCCCTCCTGCCCTGTCATAATGAGCCCTCAAACAGGGCCCCTTGATCCTGGACTTCTGAGACTCCAGAACTTTGAGCCAACTAAACTGTCATTTATCAAGTCTGTGGTACCCTCTCAGTGGCAGAAAACAGACACTATCCACTTGGAAATCTCAAGCTTCTCtatcctgtccctccctccccaatCAAGTCCCCAATTTTCTAGCTTTGATTTGCTGACTCTTTCTAGCATCCCAGAGGTCTCTTGCTGTCCTCGTCCATGGGGAATCACTGTTACAGCTATGGTCCTAAAACAGCATAAATACTCAAACTGTCTTGCTCCATGCACTCTAAGCCCTGCATGGCCTGAGACCTCCCTATCACTCCCTTCCCCAGACCTAGTAATTCTCTGTGTGCTCAACTCTCCAACAGGTACTCAGAACTGACCAAGGATCTGACTGCCACTAAGAATTTTCATATTGAGGTAGTATTTCAGGTTAAAGGGATTTACAAATGATCTCATTTTTTACCCTTGCTGTGTGCCTCATACGATGATTGGCTATTCAGGTAATTGTCTCCCTCATAGTAGCCTATAAGCAGGACTCAGGCTCTCCAGGTCACAGAAGGAAGCAGGTTGAGAGAGTTTAGGTGACTTGACCAAGATCAGAGCTGGTGAGTTTTAAAGCCGGAATTTGAATTGGGCTTCCTGTTATTGGTGTCTTCTATTAATGAGTGCTGAATTCTTGGCAGCTAGCTTCCAGATGTTCTTGAACACCTGCAGAGATAAGAGCTCCATCCTTACTGCATGACACAGCCTTGTTCCTAGTACTCTATCTTCTATTCTTATACACAAGAGATCTTCAGTATAATCCTGGAAAATTAatgagaaactatgcatggatttcagatctTTTTGTACCAAGATAAACATCTTTGATTccttttcaatgaacttttgaagtactctcattttAAATAAGGCCTTTCTTACATAAAATGCTAAAATAATTCAGAACacaagggaggaaggagagacacGTAGTAgagttgtttttattgttttaaagatctcatttatttgagagctagagttagtgagagggaaaggcagagagaaacgtcttctgtccgttgattcactccccaaatggctgcaacggtcagagctacatcaatctgaagccaggagccaggtgcttcttcccagtctcccacatggatgcaggtgcccaagcacttgggccatcctctactgctttcccaggccataacagagagctggatcggaagaggaacaacgGGGACCAGAACCggggcccatacaggatgctggcactgcaggcagagaattaacctactgctcctCGGTGCAAGCCCCAATAGTAGAGTTGTTATTTTGGAAGTTATCTGGAAGTGACTGGGAGTCTTTTTACCTGATCTCGGGATGGCAATGAATTATGAGTTAGAAGAAAAGAACACCAGAGTACAGGCAGTTAGTGCTCAGAGGTAAAGAAAAAGCTATAAGAGCCTCTGGCTACTTCTGCCACGGAGAGTTCTGCCGAAGTGCCACTcttcccccaggccacagctgagagtgcTAAATTGGAATTGGCCAACAGCTCCTATTGAAGTCTAACTATGGTACCCATCTCCTACCTTGCACAAACTTCCACTGCTGTATGATTTTCTCACACTGAATGCTTTTCTCAAGTAGCTGCACTGAAATATGACTGAAGaagaaaagagggggaggggggggaataGGGCTGTCCCATTTATGCCTGGCTTACCTAACTCTCAATGTTCTCCACACCAGAGAAAGGACACTGAAACACTGACACTCCGGAAATGATCTCTTATATAAATGTATGTACCTATGTCTTAGTGCAGCCTTGTTAATTTTGCACAGCAGCATCTATAGACAATCACATGCTCAGCCAACCTGAAAGTCCTCAGTTATTAAGTGGAATTTCTATACGGATACTATTTTCCAAGGTTCCCCACACCCTAATTCTTCTCTGTCCCTGAAACCTCAGCCACCAAAAGACCGAAGCCTCTGAGCCTAGCCCCGGGATGGATGGTGGAAATTCAGTGAGGGGAGATACCACCAAATATAGGAACCTAAGAGGGAAGAAATGATGAGGCAGGGACAAGATCATTTGTTCAATGTCAGTACAGCTATGGTAGCACTCAGATGGAAGAGGGGGGTCCTGCAGCTTCTCAGCCCCAACCCACAGCCCAGACATCATTGTGTCAGAGTGGAAAGGACTCCTTTGACTATTAGGACTGCTAACCTACCTTTGCTCTATTTCCCAGCAGCCTACAATCTTATCCTGGATGTTTTTGTGAAGCCAGACTCAAATATTTCCTGCTGCCCTTCAATCACAGGATGACAATGAATCCCTGTGGTTTCATCTCTCAGGACTTCCTAGAGCTCAGAAGTAAGGCCATGAAGTCTTCTCTATCCACCTCCTAGCCATGCAGCCCACAAACCATAGCCATCAGAacccaccctccttcctgctcGTGGGAATTCCTGGCCTGGAGTCGTTCTACTTTTGGATTGCATTTCCCTTCTGCTCCATGTATGCCCTGGCAGTGCTTGGCAACATGGCAGTGCTGCTGGTGGTGTTTTCAGAGCCTGCGCTGCACCAGCCCATGTACCTGTTCCTGTGCATGCTGTCTGCTATTGACCTAGTGCTCTGCACCTCTACTGTGCCCAAGCTTCTTGGACTCTTCTGGGCAAATGCTTCAGAGATTGCctttggggcctgtgctgcccAGATGTTCTTTATCCATGGCTTCTCAGCTGTAGAATCTGGTATCCTTCTAGCAATGGCCTTTGACCGCTACTTGGCCATCTGCCGGCCACTGCACTATGGGTCATTGCTACCTCTAGAGTCTGTGGGTaagctgggggcagctgctgtgcTTCGTGGTCTGGGCCTCATGACCCCACTCACTTGTTTACTGGCAAGACTGAACTACTGCAGCCGAGTGGTAGCCCACTCCTATTGTGAGCACATGGCTGTGGTGAAGCTGGCTTGTGGAGGCACACAGCCAAACAACATATATGGCATCACTGCTGCCACACTGGTAGTGGGCACTGACTCCATCTGCATTGCTATCTCCTATGCACTCATCCTCCGAGCTGTATTTAGCCTCACCTCCAAGGAGGCAAGAGCTAAGACTTTTGGCACTTGTGGTTCCCACCTGGGTGTCATCCTTCTCTTCTATACCCCAGGGCTCTTCTCGTTCTATACTCAGCGTTTTGGCCAGCACGTGCCGCAACACATCCACATCCTCCTGGCTGACCTCTACCTCATTGTACCACCTATGCTCAACCCAATCATCTATGGCATGAAGACAAAGCAGATCCGGGATGGGGCGCTCCGACTGCTGAAGCAGAGCCCTACTGAGTCGTAAAATCTTCACCCCCACCTTGCAAACCTCATGTTCTCTTAGCTTTAGGCAATTTTTAAGACTGGTGGCTCCCATTGTGATGAGGAGAGAGAAGCCCATACTCAGTGCTATCCTTACAAAGTCAGAGAGCAAAAGAACCATCAGGTGTTTCCCATTTGCAATGTAGACATGGTGTCAAAGCTCAAGGACCCCTTATCTAGTGGGAAACATGGCTACCAAATGGGTGGCCTCCCAGGGAGCCCATTCTGCTTACATCACCCCCACCTTCCAGGAGACCTTGTTAAAATGAGAAAGATATGGATCCTGGTCTGATAAGGAGAAATAATCCTTATCCACAGGCAGGTGTTTCTTTGATAGGGATACATGGACACCTCCCTTATCGAATTCCAAGTCTAACTAGGAAGTACATAGAACCAGAAGGAGACAATGCACTCAGCAATTGACTACAGGGACAACAACCAGGGAAGAGTAATCAGGAGCAAACTGAAAAGAGGAACAAGCTATAAGGTCAATCTAGTTCCTCTTGAAGATGAGTTTTTATCTTCTCACTGATTATGTGCTGTGGACCAAATATTTTTGCTAAAACCTTAGAGGCATGGACTTGTTTTATGGCAAGAGTCCTACTCTAATGGTGACTATCACTATTAGAGGAAACATACATATAAGGAAACAATGGCCAAACCAAATTACATAATTAGAGCAAGTGCAGAGACTGTTAAAATTGAGTAAGAACACTAACTCACTGAAGGGAAGTCCCAGGACCCACCTTATCTCATTCATCCCTTCAGGAGCAGGAAAGACTGCTTCCTCAGAAGCCCCTGACCTCACCTGGGTGTGAGTTGCAGAAGTAAAGCCTACTAGACAACATCAAATCTTTCCCTCTACTCCCTGGAAGTAACCATGTGGAACCTCTACTAACACTCAAAACTCTAGGAAACAGACCAGTCTCCTCATGTGGAACTCGGTCCAGCTTGACCTCTTGAGCAGATTTATGAAAATGAAagggatggggccagcattgtggcatagcaggtaaagctgccacctgcgatgccagcatcccacatgggtgcttgttcatgtcccagctgttcacttccaatccatctccctgttaatggcctggaaaaagcagcagaggacaactcaaatacttgggcccttgcacccatatgggaaacgtagaataagctcctggctttggcct
This window of the Lepus europaeus isolate LE1 chromosome 7, mLepTim1.pri, whole genome shotgun sequence genome carries:
- the LOC133764555 gene encoding olfactory receptor 52P1-like, coding for MQPTNHSHQNPPSFLLVGIPGLESFYFWIAFPFCSMYALAVLGNMAVLLVVFSEPALHQPMYLFLCMLSAIDLVLCTSTVPKLLGLFWANASEIAFGACAAQMFFIHGFSAVESGILLAMAFDRYLAICRPLHYGSLLPLESVGKLGAAAVLRGLGLMTPLTCLLARLNYCSRVVAHSYCEHMAVVKLACGGTQPNNIYGITAATLVVGTDSICIAISYALILRAVFSLTSKEARAKTFGTCGSHLGVILLFYTPGLFSFYTQRFGQHVPQHIHILLADLYLIVPPMLNPIIYGMKTKQIRDGALRLLKQSPTES